Proteins found in one Takifugu rubripes chromosome 15, fTakRub1.2, whole genome shotgun sequence genomic segment:
- the usp28 gene encoding ubiquitin carboxyl-terminal hydrolase 28 isoform X1, whose protein sequence is MKEKGEHGQKAAATGDLVINQLREITGIQDPQVLHSALNASQGDVGLAVGLLTSQPPEVQDPGDPQESKTSDETWESQKVEVKVNSGLPEDELQTAIELSLQESHNAQQEEKDLNRVLEASAEENLARIKRVKRSEGQTDMSSPADWIRQDDWPVGIRNVGNTCWFSAVIQSLFHLPVFRRLVLNYRLSERILEKCKSHSDKRNIAFMQELRCLFALMVGSTRRFVDPSAAVELLRDAFRTSEAQQDVSEFSHKLLDWLEDAFQLAANGSDAADKQQNPMVQLFYGTFVTERKIDGKTLCNIEQFGQYPLQVNGFNNLYECLEGAMVEKEIESLHSDHSIPSGRECVYLSLQRWFKKLPPVLTFELSRFEFNTQLGRPEKIHKKLEFPPIIHMDRYLHKNIEQMHERRRDVKKLKDQLAALQQELECYRNYGSGPTKYPLADMLQFVLEFATTKPINVTAAEDPRPSSPSPSQPGQPVGEATSQDTRDTEPPEGLVSSCQRTPIYKPFTQCRPPIECPPHPAPHSITDEELHFVKTCLQRWRAEVENDINELKANIDRLSQMLESMYSDNRLCQVPYRLHAVLVHEGQASAGHYWAYIYDHANQRWMKYNDINISESSWEELERDSFGGMTNASAYCLMYIDDRLPNLITDDTDDETGQVLHGLDSLPSVLRRYVSEDNRWFQQELSEWEEQICQTASPQGESTSSAEPPAPCPDHLPQTVVEPAPQSGPPSEEPEQRPSSEPHPEPEPEQEMGDNLEHEGKQKEYTELTLPAPPKHSPSPQPDDDGSAAAVQSSQRSADVELHSQDPGDETQPKNPTPSDLHEEANVKEVLADHSHEADHHPEEPGEAAPHQEQNQEEPQDGQEGQVRQRHTENEVSEVDIPNVGRITVRADADGYNEEMMLTPAMQGVILAIAKARQTFDTEGPEAGLIKAFHEEYSRLYELSLEETSPQEDARLQHVLVYFFQNKAPKRIVERTLLEQFTDRNLSFDERSISIMREARSKLRLIKPEDMDMDEYLQWHDDYKLFRTVFVYLLTGLEHYQNRKMREALTYLTHAYEINTTLLKKGEKFAVEQTVITLFRRKCLTALNESATQLFCSGTEASVDEGVAIMDEVVIPCLHLMSRDPALSQEDQEAMERVRSHWCSCLSRSMDDLLQVKLGEFLPRVLDSSADAVVLKDPPQVHVNQAYDLCSRLAAVMESIHKSSVVAVK, encoded by the exons atgaaagaaaagggcGAACATGGACAAAAGGCGGCGGCCACG GGTGACCTGGTGATCAACCAACTGAGGGAGATCACTGGAATCCAGGATCCACAGGTTCTCCATAGTGCCCTGAAT GCCAGTCAGGGGGACGTGGGACTTGCTGTAGGGCTGCTGACCAGCCAGCCTCCAGAAGTTCAGGATCCAGGAGATCCACAAGAGTCTAAAACCTCTGATGAGACCTGGGAGAGCCAGAAAG TAGAAGTTAAAGTTAATTCAG GACTTCCTGAAGACGAGCTGCAGACAGCGATTGAGCTCAGCCTGCAGGAATCCCACAATgctcagcaggaggagaaagaccTCAACAG GGTTTTGGAGGCCAGTGCAGAGGAGAATCTAGCCCGGATCAAGAGGGTGAAGAGGAGTGAAGGTCAGACTGACATGAGTAGCCCCGCAGACTGGATCCGCCAGGACGACTGGCCCGTCGGCATCCGTAATGTGGGGAACACGTGCTGGTTCAGCGCCGTCATTCAG TCTTTGTTCCACCTGCCCGTCTTCAGGAGGTTGGTTCTCAACTACCGTCTGTCTGAGCGAATTCTGGAGAAGTGTAAGAGTCATTCT GACAAGAGGAATATCGCCTTCATGCAAGAGCTGCGCTGCCTGTTCGCCCTCATGGTTGGTTCTACCCGCAGGTTTGTGGATCCCTCAGCTGCTGTGGAGTTACTGAGGGATGCCTTCAGGACCAGCGAGGCCCAACAG GATGTGAGTGAGTTTTCCCACAAACTTCTGGACTGGCTGGAGGACGCATTTCAGCTGGCTGCCAATGGAAG TGATgctgcagacaaacagcagAATCCCATGGTCCAGCTGTTCTACGGTACCTTTGTCACGGAGAGAAAAATCGATG GTAAAACATTGTGTAACATCGAGCAGTTTGGTCAGTACCCCCTGCAGGTGAACGGGTTCAACAACCTTTACGAATGCCTGGAAGGTGCCATGGTTGAGAAGGAGATCGAGTCCCTGCATTCAGATCACAGCATCCCGTCAGGCCGCGAG TGTGTTTACTTATCTTTGCAGAGATGGTTCAAGAAATTACCGCCAGTGTTGACCTTTGAACTGTCGAGGTTTGAATTCAACACTCAGCTCGGTCGTCCTGAGAAGATCCACAAAAAGCTGGAGTTCCCACCGATCATCCACATGGACCG ATATCTTCACAAAAACATCGAACAGATGCACGAGAGGAGAAGAGACGTGAAGAAACTCAAGGATCAGCTCGCAGCACTTCAACAGGAACTTGAATG CTACAGGAACTACGGCTCAGGCCCCACCAAATACCCTCTTGCAGACATGTTACAGTTTGTTCTGGAGTTCGCCACCACTAAACCTATAAACGTAACTGCGGCTGAAGATCCGAGACCGTCTTCACCCTCACCATCTCAGCCCGGTCAACCCGTGGGTGAAGCCACTTCCCAAGACACCAG AGACACAGAACCACCAGAAGGCCTGGTGTCCAGCTGCCAGAGAACCCCTATTTACAAGCCCTTCACCCAGTGCCGACCACCCATCGAGTGCCCACCACATCCAGCTCCGCACAGCATCACTGATGAGGAGCTGCATTTCGTGAAGACCTGTCTACAGCGGTGGAGGGCTGAGGTTGAGAATGATATTAATG AGTTAAAGGCTAACATCGACAGGCTCAGCCAGATGCTGGAGAGCATGTACTCAGACAACAGACTTTGTCAG GTTCCCTACAGACTCCACGCTGTGCTCGTTCATGAAGGCCAGGCTTCAGCGGGGCATTACTGGGCCTACATCTATGACCATGCAAACCAGCGCTGGATGAAGTACAATGACATTAACATTAGCGAGTCGTCATGGGAGGAGCTTGAGCGAGACTCCTTTGGAGGAATGACCAATGCCAGTGCATACTGTCTGATGTATATAGATGACAGACTTCCAAACCTCATTACAG ATGACACAGATGATGAGACGGGTCAGGTTCTGCATGGACTGGACTCCTTGCCGTCGGTCCTCAGACGGTACGTCAGTGAAGATAACCGCTGGTTCCAGCAGGAGCTCAGTGAATGGGAGGAGCAGATCTGCCAGACGGCATCACCTCAGGGGGAGTCTACATCTTCTGCAGAGCCCCCTGCCCCCTGTCCAGACCACCTACCACAAACAGTGGTAGAACCAGCACCGCAATCGGGGCCCCCCTCTGAAGAACCAGAGCAGAGACCTTCTTCAGAGCCacatccagaaccagaaccagaacaagaAATGGGGGACAACTTGGAGCACGAAGGCAAGCAAAAAG AGTATACAGAGTTAACTCTTCCAGCACCTCCAAAACACAGCCCCAGCCCTCAGCCCGATGACGACGGCAGCGCGGCAGCCGTGCAGTCCAGCCAGAGGTCAGCTGATGTGGAACTTCACTCTCAG GATCCTGGTGATGAAACACAGCCCAAAAATCCGACACCGTCTGACCTCCATGAGGAGGCCAATGTCAAAGAGGTTTTGGCAGACCACAGTCATGAAGCTGACCACCATCCAGAGGAGCCTGGAGAAGCTGCGCCACATCAAGAACAAAACCAGGAGGAGCCGCAGGATGGGCAGGAGGGGCAGGTCAGGCAGCGACACACTGAAAACGAGGTGTCTGAAGTGGACATACCGAATGTGGGCCGGATCACCGTGCGAGCTGACGCTGATGGTTACAATGAAGAG ATGATGCTAACTCCAGCCATGCAGGGTGTTATTCTGGCCATCGCTAAGGCCAGACAGACTTTTGACACCGAGGGTCCAGAAGCGGGACTCATCAAG GCTTTCCACGAGGAGTACTCACGCTTGTACGAGCTCTCCCTGGAGGAGACATCTCCGCAGGAGGACGCTCGTCTGCAACACGTCCTGGTTTACTTCTTCCAGAACAAGGCACCTAAACGCATCGTTGAGAGGACTCTTCTGGAACAGTTCACAGACCGTAACCTGAGCTTTGATGAGAG GTCCATCAGCATCATGAGGGAGGCTCGATCAAAACTACGTCTGATCAAACCCGAAGACATGGACATGGATGAATACCTG CAGTGGCACGATGACTACAAACTCTTCAGAACCGTGTTTGTCTACCTGCTGACTGGACTGGAACACTACCAGAACCGGAA GATGCGTGAGGCGCTGACATACCTGACTCATGCGTATGAGATCAACACCACCCTCTTAAAGAAAGGGGAGAAATTTGCTGTTGAGCAGACTGTCATCACACTCTTTAGGAGGAAATGTCTCACG GCATTGAATGAGAGCGCGACACAGCTGTTCTGCAGTGGCACGGAAGCCAGCGTGGACGAAGGTGTCGCCATCATGGATGAGGTCGTTATTCCCTGCCTCCACCTGATGAGTAGGGATCCGGCTCTTTCCCAGGAGGATCAGGAGGCCATGGAAAGGGTCCGCAGCCACTGGTGCTCCTGTCTAAGCCGCAGCATGGACG ATTTGTTACAGGTGAAGTTGGGCGAGTTTCTCCCCAGAGTTCTGGATAgttctgctgatgctgtggtTCTGAAAGACCCTCCTCAAGTCCATGTGAATCAGGCCTACGACCTGTGCAGCCGCCTGGCTGCCGTCATGGAGTCCATTCACAAGTCGTCTGTCGTGGCGGTCAAGTAA